From Betaproteobacteria bacterium, a single genomic window includes:
- a CDS encoding cell envelope integrity protein TolA, with protein MQAGHPEPGRIPSGLLAVGVHLAFFALIFFGVSWQTRIVEPIVVDMWEELPSEKPAPVVAPPPAPKPPPKVEVKPPPPPKPETPSKADIELKAKQELERKRKKEEADQKKQEEEKKKEELRKKEEERIEEKKRADEERKLEQEARRREDALLEQKTKEDEKKRKDYELRRKRDAEQASAQIRLLEEHIGRIRAKIQSKVNLPPGLAGNPEAHYSVTLLPGGDVLEIRLVKSSGVAAYDLAVERAIKASEPLPVPSQPELFQQLRVINLKFRPLE; from the coding sequence ATGCAAGCGGGCCATCCCGAACCGGGGCGAATACCCTCCGGATTGCTTGCCGTCGGAGTTCACCTCGCATTCTTCGCCTTGATATTTTTTGGGGTGAGTTGGCAAACCAGGATTGTCGAACCCATCGTCGTGGACATGTGGGAAGAGCTTCCGAGCGAGAAACCCGCGCCAGTGGTGGCGCCACCCCCAGCCCCCAAACCCCCGCCCAAGGTTGAGGTGAAGCCGCCCCCGCCTCCCAAACCGGAGACGCCGAGCAAGGCGGACATCGAACTCAAGGCTAAACAAGAACTCGAGCGCAAACGCAAGAAGGAAGAGGCAGACCAAAAGAAACAAGAGGAGGAGAAAAAGAAAGAGGAGCTTCGCAAGAAAGAGGAAGAGCGCATCGAGGAAAAGAAACGCGCCGACGAGGAGCGCAAGCTTGAACAAGAAGCACGCAGGCGCGAGGATGCGCTGTTGGAGCAAAAGACCAAGGAAGACGAAAAGAAAAGGAAAGACTATGAATTGCGGCGCAAGCGCGACGCGGAACAAGCCTCCGCGCAGATCCGGCTACTGGAAGAGCATATCGGGCGAATTCGCGCCAAGATCCAAAGCAAGGTTAACCTGCCTCCCGGACTCGCCGGTAATCCGGAAGCACACTATAGCGTGACCCTTTTGCCTGGCGGTGACGTGTTGGAGATAAGGCTGGTAAAGTCCAGTGGTGTCGCGGCCTACGATCTCGCCGTCGAGCGGGCTATCAAGGCCTCCGAACCGCTGCCGGTGCCAAGCCAGCCCGAATTGTTCCAACAGCTACGAGTCATCAATCTAAAATTCCGGCCGTTAGAATAG
- the pal gene encoding peptidoglycan-associated lipoprotein Pal, with product MNDPGNPLSKRSVYFGYDSVSVESEYSHIVEAHAKFLLDHPQVKVRLEGNCDVRGSREYNLALGQKRSDSVKRAFALLGVPAAQLESVSFGEEKPRMQGDTEEAHQENRRVDIVYDMPK from the coding sequence ATGAACGACCCGGGCAATCCGCTTTCCAAGCGCAGTGTTTATTTTGGCTACGATAGCGTGAGCGTGGAGTCGGAATACTCCCACATCGTGGAAGCGCACGCCAAGTTCCTTCTCGATCATCCGCAGGTAAAAGTACGCCTGGAAGGAAATTGCGACGTGCGAGGCAGCCGCGAGTACAACCTGGCCTTGGGCCAGAAACGCTCCGATTCCGTTAAACGCGCCTTCGCGCTACTGGGCGTGCCTGCCGCGCAATTGGAAAGTGTGAGTTTCGGCGAGGAAAAACCACGCATGCAGGGCGATACGGAAGAGGCGCACCAAGAGAACCGGCGTGTGGACATCGTCTACGACATGCCCAAGTAA
- the ybgC gene encoding tol-pal system-associated acyl-CoA thioesterase: protein MTSFRDSPRFVLPVRVYFQDTDAGGVVFHATYLNFLERARTEWLRSLGIALGALAAGEQMLFIVRRLQVDFRKPAKLDDLLQVGAKLANLGRAQITLKQQVARNDELLLDAQVNLACVSPGDWRPVPLPETIRNQLGPPQGRHKEKK, encoded by the coding sequence TTGACAAGTTTCCGAGACTCCCCCAGATTCGTTCTTCCAGTGAGGGTGTATTTCCAGGACACCGATGCGGGGGGCGTGGTATTCCACGCTACATACTTGAACTTTTTAGAGCGCGCGAGAACTGAGTGGTTGCGCAGTCTGGGGATCGCATTGGGCGCGCTGGCCGCTGGCGAACAGATGTTGTTCATCGTACGCAGGTTGCAGGTGGATTTTAGAAAGCCCGCCAAGCTCGACGATCTACTGCAAGTCGGTGCCAAGCTCGCCAATCTTGGACGTGCCCAGATCACGCTGAAACAGCAGGTGGCTAGAAACGATGAACTATTATTGGACGCACAGGTAAATCTCGCTTGCGTGAGCCCTGGGGATTGGCGCCCAGTACCATTGCCCGAAACGATTCGAAATCAACTCGGCCCACCGCAAGGCCGGCATAAGGAAAAAAAGTGA
- the tolQ gene encoding protein TolQ: MNVTQDLSVITLVANASLLVKLIMGILLCLSVLSWWFIFRKWLVLRDADKKADDFERTFWSGPDLNALYQSVVSARRASGTMERVFESGFKEFVKLKRQTGLTVSVVMDGTRRAMRATYQREMDRLEAHLAFLATVGAVSPYVGLLGTVWGIMNAFRGLANVERATLANVAPGIAEALIATAIGLFAAIPAVIAFNYYSRHIERLSTRFDSFMEEFSNILQRQGSGGS, translated from the coding sequence GTGAACGTCACCCAAGATCTCTCGGTCATCACGCTGGTCGCAAACGCCAGCTTGCTGGTGAAATTGATCATGGGCATCCTGCTTTGTCTTTCGGTGCTCTCTTGGTGGTTTATCTTCCGCAAGTGGTTGGTGTTGCGCGACGCGGACAAAAAGGCGGATGACTTCGAGCGCACGTTTTGGAGCGGCCCGGATCTAAACGCCCTCTACCAATCGGTGGTGAGCGCGCGCCGTGCCTCGGGCACCATGGAGCGCGTGTTCGAGTCGGGTTTCAAAGAGTTCGTCAAACTCAAGCGGCAAACGGGGCTCACCGTTTCGGTGGTGATGGACGGTACCCGCCGGGCCATGCGTGCCACCTACCAGCGCGAAATGGACCGCCTGGAGGCGCATCTCGCGTTTTTGGCGACGGTGGGAGCGGTGAGCCCATATGTGGGCCTGCTCGGAACGGTGTGGGGCATCATGAATGCGTTTCGCGGACTCGCGAACGTGGAGCGCGCCACGCTGGCCAACGTGGCACCAGGAATCGCCGAAGCCTTGATTGCGACCGCCATAGGATTATTCGCCGCCATTCCCGCGGTGATCGCCTTCAATTACTACTCCCGCCACATCGAGCGGCTATCCACGCGTTTCGATAGTTTCATGGAGGAGTTTTCCAACATATTGCAACGCCAGGGAAGCGGCGGAAGTTAG
- the tolB gene encoding Tol-Pal system protein TolB — MSFRSRLIPAAPRPAAGHSWGMLLPVLVALAFLAVRPASAQLTIEIIGGGQAKLPVTVLPFAGEELFQHRINEIVSADLLRSGLFKLGAPGDARPFPAEPAEVKFGYWRDKGDQTLVIGKVSQRPDGRLEVRFRLMDVTKQAQLAGYSYAVTVQQLRATAHKIADVIYEKLTGEPGIFGTRIAYVAKTSTRFELHVADADGFNSQFILAHKEPIMSPAWSPDGSQIAYVSFDRRKSIVFLHNLKDGSRRILANFEGSNSAPAWHPDGKRLAIALSRDGSGQIYIVNADGSGLQRLTHSNSIDTEPSFAPDGKSLLFTSDRGGSPQIYRMSVSGGEAERMTFDGSYNVTPRYSPDGKSFVYVQRNGGRYNVAIMDLASRQSLAITDNPLDESPSFAPNGKLVLYSSVGKGRSTLAAVSSDGRIKQRYTAQAQDVREPAWGPILADRQ, encoded by the coding sequence ATGTCCTTTCGATCTCGCCTCATCCCAGCGGCTCCGCGGCCGGCCGCCGGCCATTCGTGGGGAATGTTGCTGCCGGTGCTGGTGGCGCTCGCGTTCTTGGCCGTGCGACCCGCTTCGGCGCAGCTCACCATTGAGATTATCGGCGGCGGGCAAGCCAAGCTGCCCGTAACCGTGTTGCCTTTCGCGGGCGAGGAGCTCTTTCAACACCGTATCAATGAGATCGTGTCGGCGGACTTGCTGCGCAGCGGATTGTTCAAGCTCGGCGCCCCCGGGGACGCAAGGCCCTTCCCGGCGGAGCCGGCCGAAGTGAAATTCGGCTATTGGCGCGACAAGGGCGATCAGACCTTGGTCATTGGGAAAGTCAGTCAGCGCCCCGACGGGCGGCTCGAAGTGCGGTTTCGCCTGATGGACGTCACCAAGCAAGCGCAACTGGCTGGCTATTCCTACGCCGTGACCGTTCAGCAATTGCGTGCCACGGCGCACAAGATCGCTGACGTCATTTACGAGAAGCTTACCGGTGAACCTGGAATATTCGGCACTCGCATCGCCTACGTTGCCAAGACCAGCACGCGTTTCGAATTGCACGTGGCCGACGCGGATGGCTTCAATTCGCAGTTCATATTGGCGCACAAGGAACCCATCATGTCGCCGGCTTGGTCGCCCGACGGTTCGCAAATCGCCTATGTATCTTTCGATCGCCGAAAATCCATCGTTTTCTTGCACAACCTGAAAGATGGTTCGCGGCGTATATTGGCGAATTTCGAGGGCAGCAATAGCGCGCCGGCCTGGCATCCCGATGGCAAGCGCTTGGCCATCGCACTTTCGCGCGATGGTTCGGGGCAGATTTATATAGTTAATGCCGACGGTTCGGGATTGCAGCGTCTTACCCACAGCAATTCCATCGACACGGAACCGAGCTTCGCGCCAGACGGGAAGTCGCTGTTATTTACTTCGGACCGCGGCGGTAGCCCGCAAATCTACCGAATGTCCGTGAGCGGCGGCGAAGCCGAGCGCATGACCTTCGATGGTAGCTATAACGTGACACCGCGCTACAGCCCGGACGGGAAATCTTTTGTGTACGTGCAACGCAATGGCGGCCGCTACAACGTCGCCATCATGGATCTTGCTAGCCGGCAAAGCCTGGCGATCACCGACAACCCCTTGGACGAATCCCCGAGTTTCGCGCCTAACGGAAAACTCGTTTTGTACTCGTCGGTAGGCAAGGGCCGCAGCACTCTTGCCGCCGTTTCAAGCGATGGAAGGATCAAGCAGCGCTACACGGCCCAGGCACAGGATGTCCGAGAGCCGGCGTGGGGACCGATTCTGGCGGATCGTCAATAG
- the ruvB gene encoding Holliday junction branch migration DNA helicase RuvB has protein sequence MTAIETDRLVAPDTMPQEEAVERALRPKALQEYVGQEKIRSQLSIFIEAARNRKESLDHVLLFGPPGLGKTTLAHIIAREMGVNLRQTSGPVLERAGDLAALLTNLEPNDVLFIDEIHRLSPVVEEILYPALEDFQIDIMIGEGPAARSLKLDLPPFTLVGATTRAGMLTNPLRDRFGIVSRLEFYTAAELTRIVERSAGLLGVRIEREGAEEIANRSRGTPRISNRLLRRVRDFAEVKAQGVVTREVANSALSMLDVDPIGLDVMDRKLLLAVLEKFSGGPVGLDNLASAIGEESDTIEDVLEPYLIQQGYLQRTPRGRIATLATYRHFGLTVPSQSLQPGLWGR, from the coding sequence ATGACCGCGATCGAGACGGACCGCCTTGTGGCGCCGGACACCATGCCTCAAGAGGAGGCGGTGGAGCGTGCGCTGCGGCCCAAGGCGTTACAGGAATATGTCGGGCAGGAGAAGATCCGCTCGCAACTTTCCATCTTCATAGAAGCGGCGCGTAACAGGAAGGAATCGCTGGATCACGTGCTGCTGTTCGGTCCGCCAGGATTGGGCAAAACCACGCTTGCCCACATTATCGCCAGGGAAATGGGCGTGAACTTGCGCCAAACGTCGGGACCGGTGCTCGAGCGCGCGGGAGATTTGGCGGCATTGCTGACCAATCTCGAGCCCAATGACGTCTTGTTCATCGACGAGATCCACCGGCTAAGTCCGGTGGTGGAAGAGATTCTCTATCCCGCGCTCGAGGATTTTCAGATCGACATCATGATCGGCGAGGGGCCCGCGGCGAGGTCGCTGAAATTGGACCTGCCCCCTTTCACCTTGGTGGGGGCGACCACGCGCGCTGGAATGCTGACCAATCCGCTACGGGACCGCTTCGGCATCGTGTCGCGCCTGGAGTTTTATACGGCCGCGGAGCTTACCCGCATCGTGGAGCGTTCCGCCGGATTGCTGGGCGTGCGCATAGAGCGGGAAGGCGCGGAGGAAATCGCCAACCGCTCCCGCGGGACCCCGCGCATTTCCAACCGCTTGCTGCGGCGCGTGCGGGATTTTGCCGAGGTCAAGGCACAAGGCGTGGTGACGCGAGAGGTGGCGAACAGCGCGCTGTCGATGCTGGACGTGGATCCCATAGGGCTCGACGTGATGGACCGAAAGCTGTTATTGGCGGTATTGGAGAAATTCAGTGGCGGACCCGTGGGCCTCGATAATCTTGCCTCGGCCATCGGCGAGGAATCGGACACCATCGAAGACGTTCTGGAACCCTATCTCATCCAGCAAGGGTATTTGCAACGCACGCCTAGGGGAAGGATCGCGACTTTGGCGACTTACCGGCACTTCGGGCTCACCGTTCCCAGCCAGTCTCTCCAACCCGGCTTATGGGGAAGGTAG
- a CDS encoding YebC/PmpR family DNA-binding transcriptional regulator, whose translation MAGHSKWANIKHRKAAADAKRGKVFTKLIKEITVAARVGGPDPGMNPRLRLAVDKAYESNMPKDNVERAIKRGSGELEGVNYEEVRYEGYGISGAAVIVDCLTDNRTRTVADVRHAFSKHGGNLGTDGSVAFLFKHCGQIVFAPGTSEDKVMEAAIDAGGEDVLTHEDGSIEVVTGPQDFLRVKEGLSKGGLKAGLAEIVMKPLNESVLSGEDAAKMQKLLDALDALDDVQDVYTTAVLDN comes from the coding sequence ATGGCAGGTCATAGCAAGTGGGCAAACATCAAGCATAGAAAGGCCGCGGCCGACGCAAAACGCGGCAAAGTCTTTACCAAGCTCATCAAGGAAATCACCGTTGCGGCCCGCGTGGGCGGTCCCGATCCAGGCATGAATCCGCGATTGCGCTTGGCGGTGGACAAGGCCTACGAATCCAACATGCCCAAGGATAACGTCGAGCGCGCCATCAAACGCGGAAGCGGTGAATTGGAAGGCGTGAATTACGAAGAGGTCCGCTACGAAGGTTACGGCATCTCTGGGGCCGCCGTGATCGTGGATTGCCTTACCGACAATCGTACGCGTACCGTGGCCGATGTGCGCCATGCCTTTAGCAAGCACGGAGGCAATCTAGGTACGGATGGTTCCGTGGCGTTCTTGTTCAAGCATTGCGGCCAGATCGTATTCGCGCCTGGGACGAGCGAGGACAAGGTGATGGAGGCGGCCATCGACGCGGGCGGAGAAGACGTGCTCACGCACGAGGATGGCAGCATTGAAGTGGTGACTGGCCCGCAGGATTTTCTTCGCGTCAAGGAAGGCTTGAGCAAGGGAGGTCTCAAGGCCGGTCTCGCGGAAATAGTCATGAAACCCTTGAACGAGAGCGTGCTCTCCGGCGAAGACGCCGCCAAGATGCAGAAATTGCTGGATGCCTTGGACGCGCTCGACGACGTGCAAGATGTCTACACCACCGCCGTCCTGGACAACTGA
- the ruvC gene encoding crossover junction endodeoxyribonuclease RuvC: MTAAAQSVRILGIDPGLRVTGYGAITRAGQKVSYLTSGVIRTPEKGTLPERLGAILSGLGEIMDGWQPEQVAVEKVFVNVNPQSTLLLGQARGAAICAAVARKLPVSEYTALQVKQAVVGNGHAAKEQVQEMVRRLLVLSKNPSADAADALACAICHAHGGLGLGRLGTAGFRMRNGRLL; encoded by the coding sequence GTGACAGCGGCCGCGCAAAGCGTTCGAATTCTTGGAATCGACCCTGGGCTGCGTGTGACGGGCTATGGCGCCATCACGCGCGCGGGCCAGAAGGTTAGCTACCTCACCAGTGGTGTTATTCGCACACCGGAAAAAGGCACGCTGCCCGAGCGCCTCGGCGCCATATTGAGCGGGCTGGGCGAAATCATGGATGGATGGCAGCCCGAGCAGGTCGCGGTGGAAAAAGTGTTCGTCAACGTCAATCCCCAATCCACGCTTTTGCTTGGGCAGGCACGCGGGGCCGCCATCTGTGCCGCCGTGGCGCGCAAGTTACCGGTCTCCGAATACACCGCGTTGCAAGTGAAACAAGCGGTCGTCGGTAATGGTCATGCGGCCAAGGAGCAGGTGCAGGAGATGGTGCGCCGTCTACTCGTGCTGTCCAAGAATCCCAGCGCCGATGCGGCCGATGCGCTGGCGTGCGCCATTTGCCATGCCCATGGCGGCCTGGGTCTTGGGCGCTTGGGCACGGCGGGATTTCGCATGCGCAATGGCAGGCTCCTATGA
- the tolR gene encoding protein TolR: MAAYGKRGGSNRLMSQINVVPYIDVMLVLLVIFMVTAPLISTSYVDLPQISKSNAPPAVPIEVVIKADGKLYMRDKDKGAEKPITLDGLLASIKEKQTRNPDQPVVIAADQSVLYGKVLEVMDALQRNHVKKVGLLAKPRPS, encoded by the coding sequence ATGGCAGCCTACGGCAAGCGCGGGGGATCGAACCGGCTCATGAGCCAGATCAACGTCGTGCCATATATCGACGTGATGCTGGTCTTGCTGGTGATTTTCATGGTGACCGCGCCTCTTATCAGCACCAGTTACGTAGATTTGCCGCAAATCTCCAAGTCCAACGCTCCGCCCGCGGTGCCTATCGAGGTGGTCATCAAGGCCGACGGCAAGCTCTACATGCGCGACAAGGACAAGGGCGCCGAGAAGCCCATTACGCTGGATGGATTGCTGGCAAGCATCAAAGAGAAACAAACTCGCAATCCCGACCAGCCTGTCGTCATCGCCGCCGATCAAAGCGTGCTCTACGGCAAGGTGTTGGAAGTGATGGACGCATTGCAGCGTAACCACGTGAAGAAAGTCGGCCTACTTGCGAAACCGAGGCCAAGCTAA
- the ruvA gene encoding Holliday junction branch migration protein RuvA gives MIGRLAGTLVGKQPPTVVIDVQGVGYEVDVPMSTFYQLPANGANVTLRIQMIVREDAHLLYGFASEGERQAFRQLLKVSGIGPRTALSVLSGMTVDELYRTIAAQETARLTRVPGIGRKTAERLLLELKDKLAPVAGSHETGTQASARGDALNALVSLGYNEREAAAALAKVDSALPAGDAIRQALRQLSKVL, from the coding sequence ATGATCGGGCGCCTGGCGGGAACCCTCGTCGGCAAGCAGCCCCCCACGGTGGTGATCGACGTTCAAGGCGTGGGCTATGAGGTGGATGTGCCCATGAGCACCTTTTACCAATTGCCGGCTAACGGCGCGAACGTCACCTTGCGGATCCAGATGATCGTGCGGGAGGACGCCCATCTGCTTTATGGCTTCGCCAGCGAAGGCGAGCGCCAGGCGTTTCGCCAACTCCTTAAGGTGAGCGGGATTGGACCGCGCACCGCATTGTCCGTGCTCTCGGGGATGACCGTGGACGAGCTTTATCGAACCATTGCGGCGCAAGAGACCGCGCGCTTGACCCGCGTCCCCGGTATCGGGCGCAAGACAGCCGAACGATTGCTGCTCGAACTCAAGGATAAGCTTGCCCCCGTGGCCGGTTCCCACGAAACTGGCACGCAAGCGTCGGCGCGCGGCGATGCCTTGAACGCGCTGGTGTCGCTGGGTTACAACGAGCGCGAGGCCGCCGCCGCGTTGGCGAAGGTGGATAGTGCATTACCGGCGGGAGACGCCATTCGCCAAGCATTGAGGCAACTATCGAAGGTACTATGA